A window from Malassezia restricta chromosome I, complete sequence encodes these proteins:
- a CDS encoding ER to golgi transport-related protein: protein MSDTPARRSAYAYATPARTRPKDFTSGAGTPTRREQRAFEIGDMVKLDGTGLTGVLRYMGPVHGREGHFAGLELTGSSYGHGKNDGTIDGWQYFATTPNNGVFGPVSKLIPLSTARPTSATARPLSALAGRSSRTDMSKADATPRRPRTSAVPVPSSVPRTAPRKSMGARTTRTALGSSAQAAPSPRRPLSSAATMHRPATRQDDGFVFDDDPAEKASPQDARQTLLEQLALPTTKDAIADIKADHAVPMAEYERLCDELADMRRKHSLWDEERAELILHAQQRENELEATKRLEWEDEVRQRHILETRVRELERQLHEALDTATVAADAHDALERKINDHVERIVDLETALAAAQLRAEHVAPESSESDAQRELSLLHAKVETMMAGWNRERVDLTDKIAELQRAGNELVHVLEQLALARDENEQLRQRVQALEATAPGDDTATGIDRAALQEQTAHLQAKVEALEEEVHEARTAADAARAEHDKVRASMDEAVKEGHAKATQLQEALHEAETRTSKVELALKECHASWERDRAELEQLREIPATPTLQTDTSDRTIDSGVVQALEARISQLEREKDEQHTQFTKDIAELESLVESRIFREDELETELEQLRAQTASS from the coding sequence ATGAGCGATACGcccgcacgccgctcggcgTATGCATATGCGACCccggcgcgcacgcggccgAAGGACTTTACGTCCGGCGCAGGCACTCCAACGCggcgcgagcagcgcgcttTTGAGATTGGCGATATGGTCAAATTAGATGGCACGGGCCTCACGGGTGTCTTGCGGTACATGGGACCGGTGCATGGTCGAGAGGGCCACTTTGCAGGGCTCGAGCTGACTGGCTCCTCTTATGGCCATGGAAAAAATGATGGAACGATTGATGGATGGCAGTACTTTGCGACGACCCCGAATAATGGCGTGTTTGGACCTGTGAGCAAACTCATTCCGCTCAGTACAGCGCGGCCTACGAGTGCTACAGCACGGCCCCTCTCCGCCCTTGCTGGACGATCGAGTCGTACAGATATGTCGAAAGCTGAcgccacgccgcggcgcccCCGCACGAGTGCCGTGCCTGTGCCTTCATCGGTCccacgcacggcgccacgaAAGAGTATGGGCGCACGAaccacacgcacggcacTAGGATCATccgctcaagcagctccCTCGCCTCGAAGGCCGCTGTCATCAGCTGCCACAATGCACAGGCCTGCGACGCGTCAGGACGATGGTTTCGTGTTTGATGATGATCCAGCAGAAAAGGCCTCGCCACAAGATGCACGACAGACATTGCTAGAGCAGCTGGCTCTACCTACGACGAAAGATGCGATCGCGGATATAAAAGCAGATCATGCAGTGCCGATGGCCGAGTACGAGCGGCTGTGTGACGAGCTGGCAGATATGCGACGAAAGCACAGTTTATGGGACGAGGAGCGGGCTGAGCTCATTCTccatgcccagcagcgcgaaaATGAACTCGAAGCCACGAAACGACTCGAATGGGAAGACGAGgtgcggcagcggcacatcTTGGAAACCCGAGTACGGGAGCTAGagcggcagctgcatgagGCACTCGATACGGCCACGGTAGCGGCTGACGCGCATGATGCTCTCGAGCGAAAGATCAATGACCACGTCGAGCGTATCGTGGATCTAGAGACGGCCCTGGCAGCCGCACAACTGCGTGCAGAGCACGTCGCACCTGAATCGAGCGAATCGGACGCCCAAAGGGAGCTGTCGCTTCTCCACGCCAAGGTCGAGACGATGATGGCCGGCTGGAACCGCGAACGAGTCGACCTCACGGACAAGATTGCCGAACTGCAGCGAGCGGGAAATGAGCTTGTCCATgtcctcgagcagctggctcTAGCCAGAGATGAGAACGAGCAGCTCCGCCAACGAGTTcaggcactcgaggcgACAGCGCCCGGTGACGACACAGCAACAGGTATTGACCGCGCTGCGCTACAAGAGCAGACGGCGCACCTTCAAGCTAAGGTCGAAGCGCTCGAAGAGGAAGTGCATGAGGCGCGTACAGCAGCagatgcggcgcgcgctgagCACGACAAGGTACGCGCAAGCATGGACGAGGCTGTCAAGGAGGggcatgccaaggccacACAGCTTCAGGAGGCCCTACATGAGGCCGAGACACGCACGTCTAAAGTCGAGCTGGCACTCAAAGAGTGCCATGCTAGCTGGGAACGCGACCGGGCGGAGCTTGAGCAATTGCGCGAGATACCCGCTACGCCCACACTCCAAACGGATACGAGTGACCGCACGATAGACTCGGGTgtcgtgcaggcgctcgaggctCGCATCTCTCAGCTGGAACGCGAGAAAGATGAGCAGCATACACAATTTACGAAAGATATTGCTGAACTTGAATCGCTGGTTGAGTCGCGCATCTTTCGCGAAGACGAGCTTGAGACCGAATTGGAGCAGTTACGGGCGCAGACGGCGTCCAGCTAA
- a CDS encoding nuclear GTP-binding protein: protein MVRVKKRASKRQTTKQREKVLKKVREHHRKQRRDAKRNPQWKSRRRQDPGIPNSFPFKEELLNEIEQQRRMQEEQRMALKDQKMDESEEELPESEPQAEVDEDDDTEMGSLPHAPMLQRSLRDVLEKPDSIKALVYVMDARDPSSFHSSWIESECKKRQRSMPLIYALAKADLVPAEVLTGWVYAFTKAGFPTFPISVLPTAHLDHQGVHALAKHLVSKNKSGDVAIVGLENVGKTSVATALQGTFQEMEKDLHVYDTPMLLPPTAPLPVQTEDEDDDEEEDDDEEEEEEDLTAEIERRERLRSKLMWMLMRNQGNVQRFKDPVMLVQTLLSRVAHPVDLMMIYGTPAFGSFVPERASLADDAPLEDVVRDQHRQSDEKAYADTEQFLISVARSVGRLKRMGVPDVLGAARILLRDWSHAVLGYYAVPHDRAKHVLSHGSSQEKKIWTSVAELVDQVKTVLPRRDWRQNWASRELRLVPLKEAPFEQVDLVFAPVPEDADDDDIPEFEDEEIDSDEADGIKKPGEDLEEDLEEDDDEDDLDEDDLDEDDLDENLDEDDLDEDLDEDLDEDLDEDLDEEDFDDEDLDGEEDQEDEEEDEEEDEEEDEIEPVVHPSKKRTSKKRSAKPITPKRAAKTTKPSSRKAAPKPGEAYDINAYF from the coding sequence ATGGTCCGCGTCAAGAAGCGCGCGTCCAAGCGCCAGACCACGAAGCAGCGCGAAAAAGTCCTGAAAAAGGTGCGGGAACATCACCGCAAGCAGAGACGAGATGCAAAGCGCAATCCGCAATGGAAgtcgcgacggcgccagGACCCTGGTATTCCCAATTCGTTCCCCTTTAAGGAGGAGCTTTTGAATGAAatcgagcagcagcgacgcatgcaggaggagcagcgcatggctcTGAAGGATCAAAAGATGGATGAGAGTGAAGAGGAGCTACCTGAATCTGAGCCACAAGCTGAGGTtgatgaagatgacgacACGGAAATGGGAAGCCTACCTCATGCTCCTATGCTtcagcgctcgctgcgcgacgtacTGGAAAAGCCAGATAGCATCAAGGCGCTTGTATACGTCATGGACGCTCGTGATCCATCGAGTTTCCACAGCTCATGGATTGAATCAGAATGCAAGAAGCGCCAGCGTTCCATGCCGCTCATTTATGCCCTCGCCAAGGCTGACCTCGTGCCGGCTGAAGTGCTGACGGGCTGGGTATACGCTTTCACTAAGGCCGGTTTCCCAACTTTTCCTATATCTGTTCTACCCACGGCTCATCTCGATCACCAGGGTGTCCACGCACTGGCCAAGCACTTGGTTTCCAAGAACAAGTCCGGCGATGTGGCCATAGTGGGACTGGAAAATGTGGGCAAGACATCGGTGGCTACCGCCCTTCAAGGTACATTCCAAGAAATGGAAAAGGACTTGCACGTGTACGATACGCCAATGCTGCTTCCTCCCACGGCGCCGTTACCTGTCCAAACTGAGGATGAggatgatgacgaagaagaggatgacgacgaagaggaagaagaagaggatCTCACTGCAGAGATTGAGCGGCGTGAGCGATTGCGGTCTAAGCTCATGTGGATGTTGATGCGCAATCAGGGCAATGTCCAGCGCTTTAAGGACCCTGTAATGTTAGTGCAAACGCTCCTCTCGCGTGTGGCACACCCCGTGGACTTGATGATGATATATGGAACACCGGCGTTCGGCTCGTTCGTACCAGAACGGGCTTCGCTTGCAGACGATGCGCCCTTGGAAGATGTTGTTCGCGATCAGCACCGCCAGAGCGATGAGAAAGCATATGCGGACACGGAGCAGTTCCTCATTAGTGTCGCTCGTTCGGTTGGCCGTCTCAAGCGAATGGGCGTGCCAGATGTTTTGGGTGCGGCACGTATTCTTTTGCGTGACTGGTCGCATGCTGTTCTCGGATACTACGCGGTGCCACACGACCGGGCAAAGCATGTCTTGAGTCATGGCTCGAGTCAGGAGAAGAAAATATGGACATCGGTGGCCGAATTGGTTGACCAGGTCAAGACTGTACTACCTCGGAGAGATTGGCGACAAAATTGGGCTTCACGAGAATTGCGTCTCGTACCTCTCAAGGAAGCCCCTTTTGAACAGGTAGACCTTGTGTTCGCACCGGTCCCTGAAGATGCGGACGATGATGATATCCCTGAATTTGAAGACGAGGAGATTGAcagcgacgaggccgaTGGAATCAAGAAACCAGGAGAGGACCTTGAAGAAGATCTtgaggaggacgatgatgaagacgatCTCGATGAAGATGATCTCGATGAAGACGACCTCGATGAAAACCTCGATGAAGACGACCTCGATGAAGACCTCGATGAAGACCTCGATGAAGACCTCGATGAAGACCTCGATGAAGAGGACTTTGACGATGAAGATCTCGATGGAGAAGAAGATCAagaagacgaggaggaagacgaggaggaagacgaggaggaagacgagATTGAACCAGTGGTCCATCCTagcaagaagcgcaccTCCAAGAAGCGATCAGCTAAGCCTATCACTCCCAAGCGGGCCGCCAAAACGACCAAGCCTTCATCCAGAAAAGCTGCACCCAAGCCTGGTGAAGCTTACGATATAAATGCGTACTTTTAG
- a CDS encoding 20S proteasome subunit beta 1: MAMGAVDIAHLKKGEVDLGTSIMAVKFDGGVVIGADSRTTMGPYIANRVTDKLTHLSDRIYCCRSGSAADTQALADVVTYHLQLYHVMQEQQPPTAVAANLFQELIYQNKDRLTAGIIVAGWDKQHGGRVFNVPLGGGLFEQPWAIGGSGSAYIYGFCDSTWREGWNEEQTLEFVKNALSLAMRRDGASGGTIRLAVIKEDGVERHFIPGDKLPVLASKDV, from the coding sequence ATGGCAATGGGTGCAGTAGACATCGCGCACCTCAAAAAGGGCGAGGTGGATCTGGGCACATCAATTATGGCTGTCAAGTTCGATGGCGGTGTTGTGATCGGGGCTGactcgcgcacgacgatgGGACCATACATTGCGAATCGCGTCACCGACAAGCTGACGCACTTGTCCGACCGTATTTACTGTTGTCGCTCAGGCTCTGCCGCTGATACACAAGCTTTGGCTGATGTTGTGACATATCATCTACAGCTGTACCACGTTATGCAGGAGCAACAACCTCCTACGGCTGTAGCAGCCAATCTATTTCAGGAACTCATATACCAGAACAAGGACCGCCTTACCGCTGGCATTATTGTTGCCGGCTGGGACAAACAGCATGGTGGTCGCGTTTTCAATGTGCCACTTGGCGGTGGCTTGTTTGAACAGCCATGGGCCATCGGAGGCTCTGGCTCGGCGTATATCTACGGCTTCTGCGATTCAACATGGCGCGAGGGCTGGAACGAAGAGCAGACACTCGAGTTTGTCAAGAATGCGTTGAGCTtggcgatgcgtcgcgatgGCGCTTCGGGTGGCACGATTCGTTTGGCCGTGATCAAGGAAGATGGCGTCGAACGTCACTTCATTCCAGGTGACAAACTGCCTGTACTCGCGAGTAAGGATGTATAG
- a CDS encoding serine/threonine-protein phosphatase 2B regulatory subunit has translation MGQQGSQLLDDIERGTHFSSEEIQRLKKRFLKLDSDGSGSIDREEFLQIPAIASNPLAQRLIAIFDADGGGSVDFQEFVYALSVFTSRGSQEEKLQFVFKVYDMDRDGYISNGELFIVLKMMVGGNLKDQQLQQIVDKTIMEADKNGDGKIDFSEFLDMVNNTDVAKQLTLGDLF, from the exons ATGGGACAGCAAGGATCACAACTGTTAGATGACATTGAACGAGGCACGCATTTCTCATCAGAAGAAATTCAGCGGCTGAAAAAGAGGTTTCTAAAACTAGACAGTGATGGATCAGGGTCCATTGACCGCGAGGAATTCCTTCAGATACCTGCTATTGCCAGCAACCCACTGGCCCAACGTCTTATTGCTATCTTTGATGCAGATGGCGGTGGATCTGTGGATTTTCAGGAATTTGTATATGCTCTCAGTGTGTTTACGAGCCGGGGAAGTCAAGAAGAAAAATTACAAT TTGTATTTAAAGTGTACGATATGGACCGTGATGGATACATTTCGAACGGCGAACTATTCATTGTGCTGAAAATGATGGTGGGTGGCAATTTGAAGGACCAACAGCTTCAGCAGATCGTAGACAAAACGATCATGGAGGCAGACAAGAACGGCGATGGCAAAATTGATTTCTCCGAGTTCTTGGATATGGTCAATAATACAGACGTGGCAAAACAGCTCACGCTTGGT GACCTCTTCTAA
- a CDS encoding small subunit ribosomal protein S13, translated as MYLLGTYLPDHKLVRIALTNFYGISYDTARRLCARIRVHDQATVSSLTETQITELSAYLSSPSMIPAASPSQTRSTLHGSVPPPPASSNPADLPPSQRPKSAMDPLRSIVLEGDLRREVLANIAHHRSIGSYVGRRHAGGYPARGQRTQSNALTARRLNRLERRQYSTSSVLSDVLRPLARMRFM; from the exons ATGTACTTGCTGGGCACGTACTTGCCCGACCATAAGCTGGTGCGC ATTGCACTAACCAACTTTTATGGCATTTCGTACGATACAGCTCGTCGGCTGTGCGCCCGTATTCGAGTACACGACCAAGCTACGGTCTCTTCTCTCACCGAAACACAAATTACCGAGCTCTCCGCGTACTTATCCTCTCCAAGCATGATACCTGCGGCGTCTCCATCTCAGACGCGCTCTACACTGCACGGAAGTGTCCCCCCACCCCCCGCATCTTCCAACCCGGCTGACCTGCCTCCATCACAACGCCCCAAGTCGGCAATGGATCCATTGCGGTCCATCGTACTCGAAGGCGACTTGCGCCGTGAAGTGCTCGCTAATATCGCGCACCACCGTTCCATCGGCTCGTATGTGGGTCGTCGGCATGCTGGAGGCTATCCGGCCCGCGGTCAACGGACACAGAGTAACGCCCTTACTGCGCGTCGTCTGAATCGTCTTGAACGCCGGCAATACTCAACATCCTCAGTACTCTCAGATGTACTGCGCCCCTTGGCTCGTATGCGCTTCATGTAG
- a CDS encoding serine/threonine-protein kinase, which produces MKASRNDLFFRGQSTPTPAPPKPPPLRIDKSGEAVAVAPASSTNAMLLPSTHPSRHNPVRGHAKKPSFGRMSLEERKSEEQRIRAHNDKIALRLFLNKPFKLGEGRNSEVYLGAYHRERVDDSDAYVDWHLCAVKRVQADQESQLAGLQEAFALRRLGPHPHIVRLISVLDEMELRDDTAKAPPVHVSDDPPRLLIVLEHLPCTLADYVRSHTSDVDLPLWLGWARQLAETVEWLHSRGCVHGDIKKENVLLTHNLSIKLCDFSAVLFSNAPVPVTDCYSVGTPAFRAPELFHIWSWSPDEAQGQAHPALSFTLDIFSLGVLLYSLATGVDPSHRVKSVMAIRQRQKHFFVSEEDDRMERLSFQHPRAPLPSRSRPWSQSQLRSNLDTQHPPSSPDLLTSLDKSLSLSGIQDTLLDQLLDPAPTPKGVFIPPTHTPSTLTVPSIKRATSYSPGSRKSDASSLGRCVSLSSEPRSSRPSRRYLSGSYLQVPNSEKRQTLGQDEEQSANTIHLASLTSAPPSPLSSSFMPTLPRSNHEPDMRSYADGAPALILPGGDRLPDALRELIRAMVSPQPEDRPLASQVLSVLNNFELPC; this is translated from the coding sequence ATGAAAGCATCACGGAATGACTTGTTCTTTCGTGGGCAATCGACGCCAACGCCGGCACCGCCAAAACCTCCGCCTTTGCGCATCGACAAGTCAGGCGAAGCagtggccgtggcgccaGCGAGCTCGACCAACGCCATGCTCCTACCTAGCACACACCCATCGAGACACAACCCTGTTCGTGGACATGCTAAGAAGCCGTCTTTTGGGAGGATGTCCCTCGAAGAGCGCAAATCAGAAGAACAGCGCATTCGAGCGCATAATGATAAGATAGCCTTGCGCCTATTTCTCAACAAGCCGTTCAAGCTAGGTGAAGGACGCAATTCTGAAGTTTATCTGGGCGCCTATCATCGGGAACGTGTGGATGACTCCGACGCGTATGTTGACTGGCATCTGTGCGCTGTCAAGCGCGTTCAAGCGGACCAGGAGTCTCAACTGGCTGGCTTACAGGAGGCATTTGCGCTTAGGCGCCTGGGTCCACACCCACATATCGTGCGCCTCATTTCCGTGCTAGACGAAATGGAGCTACGTGATGATACAGCCAAAGCTCCTCCCGTCCATGTTTCGGATGACCCGCCGCGATTACTCATTGTGCTGGAGCACCTGCCCTGTACACTCGCAGACTATGTCCGTTCCCACACTTCTGATGTCGACTTACCTCTATGGCTAGGTTGGGCGCGGCAGCTTGCCGAGACAGTCGAGTGGCTGCATTCTCGTGGATGTGTCCATGGCGATATTAAGAAAGAAAATGTGCTCTTGACACACAACCTGTCGATCAAGCTGTGCGATTTTTCGGCCGTTCTCTTTTCGAATGCCCCTGTACCCGTCACTGACTGTTACTCAGTCGGGACACCTGCATTCCGTGCGCCTGAACTTTTCCACATATGGTCCTGGTCCCCAGACGAAGCCCAGGGCCAAGCGCACCCTGCTCTGTCATTCACATTGGACATCTTTAGTCTAGGTGTGTTATTGTATTCTCTCGCAACGGGCGTCGATCCGAGTCATCGTGTAAAGAGTGTAATGGCGATCCGGCAGCGCCAAAAGCACTTTTTCGTTAGTGAAGAGGATGATCGCATGGAGCGACTGTCATTTCAGCATCCTCGCGCCCCTTTGCCCTCTCGCTCAAGACCTTGGTCTCAATCGCAGTTACGGTCAAACCTTGACACCCAACATCCACCAAGCTCACCTGATTTGCTAACGTCGTTAGATAAGAGTCTCTCTCTGTCCGGCATACAGGATACCTTGCTCGATCAACTCCTTGATCCAGCGCCTACACCCAAGGGCGTATTTATACCTCCGACTCATACCCCTTCAACATTGACAGTGCCGTCCATAAAACGCGCTACGTCTTACTCGCCTGGTTCTCGCAAGAGCGATGCCAGCTCACTGGGTCGTTGCGTATCTCTTTCATCTGAACCGAGAAGCTCGCGACCATCCCGTCGGTATCTCTCCGGCTCGTACCTACAGGTTCCCAACAGTGAGAAGCGGCAAACTCTAGGTCAGGATGAAGAACAAAGCGCTAATACGATACACCTCGCATCCCTTACCTCTGCACCTCCATCCCCTCTATCATCTTCCTTTATGCCAACATTGCCCAGATCGAACCACGAACCTGATATGCGCTCATACGCCGATGGTGCACCCGCTCTGATTTTACCGGGTGGTGACCGATTACCAGATGCACTTCGTGAATTAATTCGAGCTATGGTATCACCCCAACCGGAGGACAGACCTCTTGCATCTCAAGTCCTCTCTGTTCTAAACAACTTCGAATTGCCATGCTAG
- a CDS encoding acetoacetyl-CoA synthetase translates to MATKPEAQQPLQGRQVWTPPEGPKRMDSFRERINAEHGVDLKNYADLHKWSVDEVGKFWQAVWDEMGVVASEKASHPVAENAPMFPPAEWFVGARLNFAENILHFGKDEDVAVIACTEREDDTQRTTYGDLRKQVAQAGHALRSLGIKPGDTVASYSGNTCENLVAFLAASAVGAVWTSVPPDFGTAGVLERFTTVRPRVIFSTNQVLYNGKLHDHIGKLNATIEGLLALQDESSHDRKEDEPQSKRARFEAAGSKLEHIIIAPYSGTHPDRDARPNGVDGANDKHGLQRHTWSDFLQMGASDEPFVFEQLDFNQPLWILFSSGTTGTPKAITHRAGGMLLQLGKEHLLHGGLSRDDVVFQHTTIGWMMWNWLLGALLGGCPIVLYDGSPVYPTGVLWEMAARLGVTVFGTSAAYLSIIERRAFVPTELYDQLKVRMILSTGSPLRAELYPFAEKLVGRPVMVGSITGGSDLCSLFSAHNEALPVYAGETQCLGLGMDVDVFDAQGRSVPNMVEGDLVCKTPFPAQPIGFWHQPNERYRDSYYVQYPGVWYHGDLVMRTDHGGLVMLGRSDGILNPNGIRFGSADIYDVLESSEATDPSSPLSHVSDSLVVGLKTPAKDDEVVVLFLVVSDDADWSAIEAQSKSLIRQQRSARHVPAYVRRVQGCPKTLNGKRVEVPVKKLINGAPITTINKATLLNPEVLDEYVALGEELRASLAESRAAASRS, encoded by the coding sequence ATGGCAACGAAACCCGAAGCACAGCAGCCATTGCAGGGCCGACAGGTGTGGACGCCGCCTGAAGGCCCTAAGCGTATGGACTCATTCCGCGAGCGCATTAATGCTGAGCACGGTGTGGATCTCAAGAACTACGCAGACCTGCACAAATGGAGTGTGGACGAGGTAGGCAAGTTTTGGCAGGCCGTATGGGACGAAATGGGCGTGGTGGCCAGCGAAAAAGCATCACACCCGGTTGCGGAAAATGCGCCCATGTTCCCCCCAGCGGAGTGGTTCGTTGGTGCGCGCCTGAATTTTGCCGAGAACATTCTTCACTTTGGcaaggacgaggacgtcgCGGTGATTGCATGCACGGAGCGTGAAGATGACAcacagcgcacgacgtATGGCGATTTGCGCAAGCAGGTAGCGCAGGCGGGTCATGCCTTGCGCAGTCTCGGCATTAAGCCGGGTGATACTGTCGCGAGTTACTCGGGCAACACGTGCGAGAACCTAGTCGCGTTCCTTGCTGCCAGCGCCGTAGGTGCTGTGTGGACGAGTGTCCCCCCCGACTTTGGCACGGCTGGGGTTTTGGAACGCTTCACGACCGTGCGTCCGCGCGTGATTTTTAGTACGAATCAGGTCTTGTACAATGGTAAACTGCATGACCATATTGGAAAACTGAATGCTACGATCGAAGGCTTGTTAGCTCTGCAGGATGAGTCGAGTCATGATCGCAAGGAAGATGAGCCGCAGTCCAAGCGCGCGCGTTTTGAGGCGGCGGGGTCCAAATTGGAGCATATCATTATTGCGCCTTACAGCGGCACTCATCCTGaccgcgatgcgcgtccCAACGGCGTCGACGGTGCCAACGACAAGCACGGCCTTCAGCGCCACACATGGTCCGATTTTCTTCAAATGGGTGCGAGCGATGAGCCATTTGTatttgagcagctcgactTTAACCAACCATTGTGGATCCTATTCTCGTCAGGCACCACGGGCACGCCGAAAGCCATCACACACCGTGCCGGTGGCATGTTGCTTCAGCTAGGTAAGGAGCATCTCCTGCACGGTGGCTTGAGCCGCGATGACGTGGTGTTCCAGCATACGACGATCGGCTGGATGATGTGGAACTGGCTTCTGGGTGCCTTGTTGGGTGGCTGCCCGATTGTGTTGTACGACGGTTCACCCGTGTACCCCACGGGTGTGCTGTGGGAAATGGCAGCGAGGCTGGGTGTGACAGTGTTTGGCACGTCGGCTGCATACCTCTCGATcatcgagcgccgtgcgttCGTGCCGACGGAGCTGTACGACCAGCTCAAGGTGCGCATGATTTTGTCGACGGGCTCTCCGCTGCGGGCGGAGTTGTACCCGTTTGCCGAGAAGCTTGTGGGCCGCCCTGTCATGGTCGGCAGTATCACGGGTGGATCGGATCTGTGCTCGTTGTTCTCAGCCCACAATGAGGCCCTGCCTGTGTATGCCGGCGAAACGCAGTGCCTCGGCTTGGGCATGGATGTGGACGTATTTGATGCACAGGGCCGATCCGTGCCGAACATGGTGGAAGGCGATTTGGTGTGCAAGACGCCTTTCCCTGCGCAGCCAATTGGCTTCTGGCACCAGCCGAATGAGCGGTACCGCGACAGCTACTATGTCCAGTACCCAGGCGTATGGTATCATGGCGACTTGGTCATGCGCACCGACCACGGTGGTCTTGTCATGCTAGGCCGCTCGGACGGTATTCTGAATCCGAACGGCATCCGCTTCGGCAGTGCCGATATATACGATGTGTTGGAAAGCTCGGAGGCCACAGATCCCTCATCGCCACTGTCCCACGTATCCGATTCCCTCGTGGTCGGCCTCAAGACGCCTGCCAAAGACGACGAAGTCGTTGTGCTGTTCCTGGTCGTTTCAGACGACGCCGACTGGAGCGCGATCGAAGCACAGTCTAAGTCTCTTATCCGCCAGCAGCGCAGTGCGCGACACGTTCCAGCCTACGTCCGCCGTGTCCAGGGCTGCCCCAAGACGCTGAACGGCAAGCGTGTGGAAGTGCCCGTGAAAAAGCTGATCAACGGTGCCCCCATCACTACGATCAACAAGGCCACGCTTCTCAATCCcgaggtgctggacgagTACGTGGCCCTAGGCGAGGAActgcgtgcgtcgctggctgAGAgccgtgctgctgcttcgCGCTCCTAG
- a CDS encoding H/ACA ribonucleoprotein complex subunit 1: MFRGGRGGSRGGGFSGRGGRGGMMNAGPPASVVPFGKFVHAVEGEMFCSSTDPKHVPYFNAPIFLENKSQIGKVDEILGPINEVYFTVKTEPGVVATSFQADDTVYISDDRKLPIERFLPKPKTLVKATKKRGGARGGGPGGRGGGRGGGRGGARGGGFGGRGRGGFRGGGRGAPRGRGSFRGGR, translated from the coding sequence ATGTTTCGTGGTGGTCGTGGTGGTagccgcggcggcggatTCAGCGGGCGCGGCGGTCGTGGTGGCATGATGAATGCTGGACCGCCTGCCAGTGTGGTGCCGTTCGGAAAGTTTGTGCATGCTGTCGAGGGCGAGATGttctgctcgagcaccgACCCCAAGCATGTCCCCTACTTCAATGCACCCATCTTTCTGGAAAACAAGTCGCAAATTGGAAAGGTCGATGAGATTCTGGGCCCCATTAACGAGGTATACTTCACAGTGAAGACGGAGCCTGGTGTGGTGGCGACGTCGTTCCAGGCAGATGATACCGTGTACATTTCAGATGACCGCAAGTTGCCCATTGAGCGATTCTTGCCCAAACCAAAGACGCTCGTCAAAGCTACCAAGAAGCGGGGAGGTGCGCGTGGTGGTGGCCCTGGCggtcgtggtggtggccgCGGTGGTGGCCGTGGAGGTGCGCGTGGCGGCGGCTTTGGTGGTcgtggccgcggcggcttccgtggcggcggccgtgggGCTCCGCGTGGTCGTGGTAGCTTCCGTGGCGGACGCTAG